A window of the Lactuca sativa cultivar Salinas chromosome 5, Lsat_Salinas_v11, whole genome shotgun sequence genome harbors these coding sequences:
- the LOC111890648 gene encoding heme-binding-like protein At3g10130, chloroplastic, protein MGMVFGKLRVETPKFEVVKSTADYEIRQYPPSVVAEITYDPTQFKGDKDAGFSILAKYIGVFGNPQNTKPEKIAMTSPVITKAEKIGMTSPVVTKGNVGRVTMQFTLPEKYKKAEEAPMPVDERVVITEEGEKKYAVVGFNGVATEGVVTEKLEKLKKDLERDGFKIAGEHVLGRYNPPWTLPYFRTNEVMVPVE, encoded by the coding sequence ATGGGTATGGTTTTTGGTAAACTCAGGGTGGAAACACCGAAATTCGAAGTGGTAAAATCGACAGCCGACTACGAGATACGTCAATACCCACCATCGGTGGTGGCAGAGATCACCTACGACCCAACTCAATTCAAAGGGGACAAAGACGCTGGGTTTTCGATTCTAGCCAAGTACATCGGCGTATTTGGCAACCCACAGAACACGAAGCCGGAAAAGATCGCGATGACTTCACCAGTAATAACGAAGGCGGAAAAGATAGGGATGACTTCGCCGGTTGTGACAAAGGGAAACGTAGGAAGGGTGACGATGCAGTTCACGCTGCCGGAGAAGTACAAAAAGGCGGAGGAGGCGCCGATGCCCGTAGATGAGAGGGTGGTGATAACGGAGGAGGGAGAGAAGAAATATGCTGTGGTGGGGTTTAATGGGGTGGCGACGGAGGGAGTTGTAACGGAGAAGTTGGAGAAGTTGAAGAAGGACTTGGAGAGAGATGGGTTTAAGATTGCAGGGGAGCATGTATTGGGAAGGTACAATCCGCCGTGGACTTTGCCTTATTTTAGGACCAATGAAGTTATGGTTCCGGTAGAATAA